The following proteins are encoded in a genomic region of Nitrososphaera sp.:
- a CDS encoding NAD(P)H-dependent oxidoreductase has protein sequence MQSDARIRVLGVSSSMRARSYSKQALEIVLEHARKAGAEAHLLDLRQAAVPIYVPDVSEYNSKDLDAVTLEVERADAFVLATPDYHGSMSGAMKNFLDHYWHEFAGKLFGYVVASHEKGLTVMDHMRTAVRQCYGWSMPYGVSLNSEQDFANGSPNEKLAKRLGMLGRDLTVYGKVLRSQFAADFASTEQDTFVARFR, from the coding sequence TTGCAATCAGACGCAAGAATCAGAGTTCTCGGGGTAAGCTCGAGCATGCGCGCAAGGTCCTACAGCAAGCAGGCCCTTGAAATCGTCCTTGAGCATGCCCGCAAGGCGGGCGCGGAGGCGCACTTGCTGGACCTAAGGCAGGCGGCAGTGCCGATTTATGTTCCAGACGTCAGCGAGTACAATTCCAAGGACCTTGACGCGGTCACGCTGGAAGTGGAACGCGCAGACGCGTTCGTCCTTGCCACGCCGGATTATCACGGCTCCATGTCGGGCGCTATGAAGAACTTTCTTGACCACTACTGGCACGAATTTGCAGGTAAGCTGTTTGGATATGTGGTGGCATCGCACGAGAAGGGCCTCACTGTAATGGACCACATGCGAACAGCGGTGCGGCAGTGCTACGGCTGGAGCATGCCATATGGCGTCTCGCTCAACAGCGAGCAAGATTTTGCAAATGGTTCACCAAACGAGAAGCTTGCAAAGCGACTCGGGATGCTGGGCAGGGACCTTACCGTATACGGGAAGGTGCTGAGGTCCCAGTTTGCCGCAGACTTTGCGAGCACCGAACAGGACACCTTTGTGGCAAGGTTCCGCTAG
- a CDS encoding helix-turn-helix domain-containing protein produces the protein MQDSESPWADANLLRCPINNTFRIIGKKFTVLILRNMMHLGHTRFSQLLDSIEEINSKTLSARLKEMESEGLVERKVYSESPVRIEYTLTQKGRALRPVLEQMALFSMQYYAGEIFADGKQRKLREVFGRN, from the coding sequence TTGCAAGACAGCGAATCACCATGGGCGGATGCAAACTTGTTGCGCTGTCCCATAAACAACACGTTTAGGATAATTGGCAAGAAATTCACGGTGCTTATCCTGCGCAACATGATGCACCTCGGCCATACCAGGTTCAGCCAGCTGCTCGATTCGATAGAGGAAATAAACTCAAAGACGCTGTCGGCGCGCCTGAAGGAAATGGAGTCGGAAGGGCTTGTCGAGCGAAAGGTCTACAGCGAGAGCCCCGTGCGCATTGAATACACGCTGACTCAGAAGGGAAGGGCGCTTCGGCCCGTCCTCGAACAGATGGCGCTTTTCTCGATGCAGTATTATGCAGGCGAAATATTTGCAGATGGCAAGCAGCGAAAACTCAGAGAGGTCTTTGGGCGGAATTAG
- a CDS encoding TIGR03619 family F420-dependent LLM class oxidoreductase, producing the protein MKVGIFLPQIGQAATKSNVLKVAKESENRNLDSLWVLERMLAPVNPRTPYVASPDGKLPADYQTVFDPLDLLHFVAGQTSHVMLGTSVIDMPFHNPVMLGRRFATLDVLSDGRAIAGLGLGWSKDEYEAANVPFEKKGARGDEFVQALKKVWTDDVVEFSGQYYKIAASKIGPKPVQKPHLPMLLGGFTPKTFERIAKYADGWIGVAAMPLPQLEQIISGLRAAAAAAGKKTRVFLLAYPYVGEAKVPEETRAPLTGTVQQVGTDIEKIREMGVEHLVLAVNAFTPFMRDASAYVDLTAQLAHHAR; encoded by the coding sequence GTGAAAGTCGGAATTTTTCTCCCGCAGATAGGGCAGGCGGCAACGAAGAGCAATGTACTGAAAGTAGCCAAGGAAAGCGAAAACAGAAACCTTGACTCGCTCTGGGTCCTTGAAAGGATGCTTGCGCCGGTAAACCCAAGGACGCCGTACGTAGCGTCACCTGATGGCAAGCTACCCGCGGACTACCAGACGGTCTTTGATCCCCTCGACCTGCTGCACTTTGTCGCGGGCCAGACTTCGCATGTTATGCTAGGAACGTCAGTAATTGACATGCCGTTTCACAATCCTGTCATGCTGGGAAGGAGGTTTGCCACGCTCGACGTTCTGTCGGACGGCAGGGCGATAGCCGGCCTCGGCCTTGGCTGGTCCAAGGACGAGTACGAGGCCGCAAACGTTCCTTTCGAAAAGAAGGGCGCGCGCGGAGACGAATTTGTCCAGGCGCTGAAAAAAGTCTGGACGGACGATGTTGTCGAGTTCTCCGGTCAGTACTACAAAATTGCGGCCTCGAAGATCGGCCCAAAACCTGTCCAAAAGCCCCATCTGCCCATGCTGCTTGGAGGCTTTACCCCAAAGACGTTTGAGCGAATAGCCAAGTACGCGGACGGCTGGATTGGAGTTGCGGCCATGCCCCTGCCCCAGCTTGAGCAGATAATTTCCGGTCTCAGAGCAGCCGCTGCGGCTGCGGGCAAGAAGACAAGGGTATTTTTGCTTGCCTACCCTTACGTCGGCGAGGCAAAGGTGCCGGAGGAGACGCGCGCCCCTCTCACTGGCACTGTTCAGCAGGTGGGAACGGATATTGAAAAGATAAGGGAGATGGGAGTGGAGCACCTCGTCCTCGCAGTCAATGCCTTCACACCTTTCATGCGCGATGCTTCAGCGTATGTCGACCTGACTGCACAGCTGGCACACCACGCCAGATAA
- the sufB gene encoding Fe-S cluster assembly protein SufB, whose amino-acid sequence MTTAEDLNMDYTKYDFKDPTAIYVYLSKKGLSRGTVEEISKMKGEPDWMRDFRLRSYEVFMKKPMPQWGGDLNRIDFQNIYYYAKAAEKQSKNWDDVPESVRNTFEKLGIPEAERKFLAGVGAQYESEVVYHNLHEDLQKKGVIFVDTDSAIKEYPEIVKKHFGKVIPPEDNKFAALNSAVWSGGSFIYVPPNVKIDLPLQAYFRINAENIGQFERTLIIADEGAEVHYIEGCTAPVYTTESLHSAVVELIAKKGAKIRYTTIQNWSKDVYNLVTKRAYAYENAKVEWIDGNLGSRLTMKYPGVYLLGKGAHAEVVSVAFAGKDQHQDAGAKAVHLAPNTTSRITSKSVSKDSGRTTYRGLLHVGKGATGVKSNVRCDALLLDERSRTDTYPYIEVNEDDATITHEATVGKIGEDQIFYLMSRGYSESDALSMIVGGFMEPFTKELPMEYAVELNRLVKMEMEGSVG is encoded by the coding sequence ATGACCACAGCAGAAGACCTGAACATGGACTATACCAAGTATGACTTCAAGGATCCAACCGCGATCTATGTCTACTTGAGCAAGAAGGGCTTGTCTCGTGGAACCGTTGAAGAGATTAGCAAAATGAAGGGCGAGCCCGACTGGATGCGGGACTTTAGACTCAGGTCGTATGAGGTCTTTATGAAAAAACCAATGCCCCAGTGGGGAGGCGACTTGAATAGGATTGATTTTCAAAATATCTACTATTACGCCAAGGCTGCTGAAAAGCAGAGCAAGAACTGGGACGACGTCCCCGAGTCGGTGCGAAATACCTTTGAAAAACTGGGCATCCCCGAAGCCGAGCGCAAGTTCCTTGCGGGAGTAGGCGCCCAGTACGAGTCAGAGGTCGTCTACCACAACCTTCACGAGGACCTGCAGAAAAAGGGCGTTATCTTTGTCGATACCGACTCTGCAATCAAGGAATATCCCGAGATTGTCAAGAAGCACTTTGGCAAGGTCATTCCACCAGAAGACAACAAGTTTGCCGCCCTCAACAGTGCGGTGTGGTCTGGCGGCTCGTTCATTTACGTACCTCCAAACGTCAAGATTGACCTGCCGCTGCAGGCTTACTTTAGAATCAACGCCGAGAACATCGGACAGTTTGAGAGGACACTTATCATTGCAGACGAGGGCGCCGAAGTCCACTACATAGAGGGCTGCACCGCTCCAGTATACACCACAGAGTCGCTCCACTCTGCAGTGGTAGAGCTCATTGCAAAGAAGGGCGCCAAGATAAGATACACTACAATCCAGAACTGGAGCAAGGACGTCTACAACCTGGTGACCAAGCGCGCGTACGCGTACGAGAACGCAAAGGTCGAGTGGATTGACGGCAACCTTGGAAGCAGGCTCACAATGAAGTATCCGGGCGTGTACCTGCTTGGCAAGGGCGCTCATGCAGAAGTAGTCTCGGTGGCGTTTGCAGGAAAGGACCAGCACCAGGATGCAGGTGCAAAGGCGGTCCACCTTGCACCAAATACGACTTCGAGGATAACCAGCAAGTCGGTCAGCAAGGACTCTGGCAGGACCACCTACAGGGGACTGCTGCACGTTGGCAAGGGCGCGACCGGCGTCAAGTCAAACGTCAGATGCGACGCGCTGCTGCTAGACGAGCGGTCAAGGACCGACACTTACCCGTACATCGAGGTCAACGAGGACGACGCGACTATCACCCACGAGGCCACTGTCGGCAAGATAGGCGAGGACCAGATATTCTACCTGATGAGCAGGGGCTACTCCGAGTCCGACGCGCTGTCCATGATTGTCGGGGGCTTTATGGAGCCGTTTACAAAGGAGCTGCCGATGGAATACGCGGTAGAGCTAAACAGACTCGTAAAGATGGAAATGGAAGGCTCCGTCGGCTAG
- a CDS encoding SufD family Fe-S cluster assembly protein, with the protein MSKSISSSLSDISESYISSVSKNSGEPSWMLDQRLEAFSKFASLPLEVSPLYSKYSDANRIKPQGVRFSFSEGRPALSEYMQDRLEELEKETGIISVGSHTVSVSISDKLRSSGVIVSSLQEALVKNGDLVRRFLERDPLSYSEDKFLALGSAAFQTGAFVYIPRDAVVEDPIRIISTLAGDGTSTCARNVIVAEPGSKASVVQEVYAPEVKSDSMQQGNFELIQAHVGANANLEMISLQAMGGDSVNACNKKAFVGRDGKMSWYVGAFGSMLSRYKTDSILKEAGASAEDVEIVFGTGTQSFDVSSNLIHVGPHTRGRVLVKSVMKDVSKSLFKGMIKIGKAGKGSESYLAGHAILLDRGAKSDAIPGLEIETNEVRATHSASVAQMDENQIYYLCTRGLSREGAKREIVSGFLEPLSRKMGPTIRAWVNYLIENKWLGKPLLLKTDDVMAQILEVERSRYHETSDIFEKHYKYR; encoded by the coding sequence ATGAGCAAATCCATTTCTTCAAGTCTTTCAGACATTTCAGAATCGTACATCAGCTCTGTTTCCAAAAACTCGGGCGAGCCGTCATGGATGCTGGATCAGAGGCTCGAAGCGTTTTCCAAGTTCGCCTCCCTTCCCCTTGAGGTATCGCCGCTTTATTCAAAATATTCTGACGCAAACAGGATCAAGCCGCAGGGAGTCCGGTTTTCATTCTCAGAGGGCAGGCCCGCGCTTTCAGAGTACATGCAGGACAGGCTTGAGGAACTCGAGAAGGAAACCGGCATCATTAGCGTCGGATCCCACACTGTAAGCGTTTCGATTAGCGACAAACTAAGGTCGTCTGGCGTAATTGTATCATCACTCCAGGAAGCGCTCGTCAAAAACGGCGACCTGGTAAGGCGCTTCCTTGAGCGAGACCCGCTGAGCTATTCAGAGGACAAGTTCCTGGCGCTTGGCTCGGCCGCCTTTCAGACAGGCGCTTTTGTCTACATTCCGCGCGACGCGGTTGTCGAGGACCCCATAAGGATAATCAGCACGCTGGCAGGAGACGGCACATCGACATGCGCAAGAAACGTCATTGTCGCAGAGCCGGGATCCAAGGCCTCGGTGGTGCAGGAGGTCTATGCACCGGAAGTAAAGTCCGATTCTATGCAGCAGGGCAACTTTGAACTTATCCAGGCGCACGTTGGCGCAAACGCCAACCTTGAGATGATTAGCCTGCAGGCCATGGGTGGCGACTCGGTCAACGCGTGCAACAAGAAGGCGTTTGTAGGGCGAGACGGCAAGATGTCATGGTATGTCGGCGCGTTTGGCTCGATGCTGTCTCGCTACAAGACAGATAGCATCCTCAAGGAGGCCGGCGCCTCGGCAGAGGACGTCGAGATTGTCTTTGGCACCGGCACCCAGTCGTTTGACGTTTCCTCCAACCTTATCCACGTCGGACCTCACACCCGGGGAAGAGTGCTTGTCAAGTCCGTCATGAAGGACGTGTCCAAGTCGCTGTTCAAGGGCATGATAAAGATAGGCAAGGCCGGGAAGGGGTCCGAGTCTTACCTTGCAGGCCATGCAATCCTTCTTGACAGAGGCGCCAAGTCTGACGCGATTCCGGGGCTCGAAATAGAGACAAACGAGGTCAGGGCGACGCACTCGGCATCTGTCGCGCAGATGGACGAGAACCAGATCTATTACCTGTGCACAAGGGGCCTGAGCAGGGAGGGTGCAAAGAGGGAAATAGTCTCCGGCTTTCTCGAGCCGCTGTCGCGCAAGATGGGACCTACGATACGCGCTTGGGTCAACTATCTCATAGAGAACAAGTGGCTCGGAAAGCCACTGCTGCTCAAGACGGACGACGTCATGGCACAGATACTCGAGGTAGAGCGCAGCAGGTACCACGAGACTAGCGACATTTTCGAGAAGCACTACAAGTACAGGTAA
- a CDS encoding non-heme iron oxygenase ferredoxin subunit: protein MAQWIRVADSKSVKDGDMLDFDHGERRILITKVKGRLYATDRICTHAYADLSTGILNEDERTVTCPLHLSAFKLDSGVPQNLPAEQPLKIYNVKIQDNQIYVELDSLT from the coding sequence ATGGCCCAGTGGATTCGCGTTGCCGATTCAAAGAGCGTCAAGGACGGCGATATGCTCGATTTTGACCATGGCGAGCGCAGGATTCTGATTACAAAGGTAAAGGGCAGGCTTTACGCCACCGACAGGATTTGCACTCACGCGTATGCCGACCTCTCAACAGGGATACTTAACGAGGACGAGCGCACCGTCACGTGTCCGCTGCACCTGTCTGCCTTCAAGCTGGACTCCGGGGTGCCTCAGAACCTCCCCGCGGAGCAGCCACTGAAGATTTACAATGTTAAAATACAGGACAACCAGATTTACGTTGAACTGGATTCTCTGACATGA
- a CDS encoding cysteine desulfurase produces MQKGALDIRKIRQDFPILKRQVMGGKQLVYLDNAATTQKPISVIEAIHDYYMNYNSNIHRAVHQLAEEATARFEETRSKVAKFINAESTDEIIFTRNATEAINLVSYSWGRANIKKNDHVVISEIEHHSNIVPWQILTSEKGAVLDYVGVDDSGYLKMPEYRKFLEGKTRLMSLTHMSNVLGTITPIEKIIKLAHEKRIPVLVDGAQSVPHMPVDVRKMDCDFMAFSAHKMLGPTGVGILYVKREILEGMQPFIGGGDMIKEVHKHDTRYNDLPYKFEGGTPNIADVIGFSAAIDYLNKLGMDHVREHEMDITKYAMDKIGAVKGVTIYGPEEVKDRGGVVSFNLGDIHPHDLATIMNDHGIAIRSGHHCAQVLMERLDVAATSRASFYVYNTKEEVDMLASALNDARRMFKI; encoded by the coding sequence ATGCAAAAGGGCGCGCTTGACATCAGGAAGATAAGGCAGGACTTTCCCATCCTAAAGCGCCAGGTCATGGGCGGCAAGCAGCTGGTCTATCTCGACAATGCTGCGACTACCCAGAAGCCGATTTCCGTAATCGAGGCTATACACGATTATTACATGAACTACAATTCCAATATCCACCGAGCGGTCCACCAGCTGGCAGAGGAGGCTACGGCCAGGTTCGAGGAAACCCGCAGCAAGGTTGCCAAGTTCATAAACGCAGAGTCGACAGATGAGATAATCTTTACCCGAAATGCGACAGAGGCAATCAACCTTGTCTCATACTCTTGGGGCAGGGCCAACATCAAGAAGAACGACCATGTCGTGATAAGCGAGATAGAGCACCACAGCAACATCGTGCCATGGCAGATACTCACCTCTGAAAAGGGCGCGGTTCTCGACTATGTCGGCGTTGACGACAGCGGCTACCTGAAAATGCCCGAGTACAGAAAGTTCCTCGAGGGCAAAACCAGGCTCATGTCACTGACGCACATGTCGAACGTTCTTGGCACCATTACACCCATAGAGAAGATAATCAAGCTGGCGCACGAAAAAAGAATTCCGGTGCTGGTTGACGGCGCGCAGTCCGTGCCCCACATGCCGGTCGACGTGAGGAAGATGGACTGCGACTTTATGGCGTTTTCCGCCCACAAGATGCTAGGGCCCACGGGCGTAGGCATACTTTATGTCAAGCGCGAGATACTGGAGGGCATGCAGCCTTTCATTGGCGGGGGCGACATGATAAAGGAAGTGCACAAGCACGACACCCGTTACAACGATCTTCCCTACAAGTTCGAGGGAGGCACGCCCAATATCGCCGATGTAATCGGATTCTCTGCAGCAATCGACTATCTCAACAAGCTGGGCATGGACCACGTGCGGGAGCACGAGATGGACATCACAAAGTACGCGATGGACAAGATAGGCGCTGTAAAGGGCGTTACTATTTACGGGCCGGAGGAGGTCAAGGACCGCGGCGGCGTCGTGTCGTTTAACCTGGGCGACATCCACCCGCACGATCTGGCCACCATAATGAACGACCACGGGATCGCCATAAGATCGGGCCACCACTGCGCGCAGGTGCTCATGGAAAGGCTCGATGTCGCCGCCACGTCCCGGGCAAGTTTTTATGTGTATAACACAAAGGAAGAGGTCGACATGCTTGCCAGCGCCCTCAACGACGCACGGAGGATGTTCAAGATATGA
- the sufU gene encoding Fe-S cluster assembly sulfur transfer protein SufU, producing MSDDIYREIILDHYRNPRNKGKLSGADVSIHDSNPLCGDEIDIHLKIDGDKIKDIKFEGRGCAISQASASMLTETVMGKPLSAVRDFTKDDHLENMGLTTLGPSRIKCALLSLKVLKLAMVRYYSDKDPASAKKFNEDSKGL from the coding sequence ATGAGCGACGACATTTACCGCGAAATCATACTGGATCACTACCGCAACCCGCGGAACAAGGGCAAGCTTTCCGGGGCTGACGTTAGCATACACGACAGCAATCCGCTGTGCGGCGACGAGATTGACATTCATCTGAAAATCGACGGCGACAAGATAAAGGATATCAAGTTTGAGGGGCGCGGCTGTGCAATCAGCCAGGCAAGCGCCTCGATGCTCACGGAGACTGTCATGGGCAAGCCCCTCAGCGCCGTGAGGGACTTTACAAAGGACGACCACCTGGAGAACATGGGTCTGACGACGCTCGGTCCGTCGAGGATCAAGTGCGCGCTGCTGTCGCTCAAGGTCCTAAAGCTGGCAATGGTCAGGTACTACAGCGACAAGGACCCGGCTTCCGCGAAAAAGTTCAACGAGGACTCGAAAGGTCTGTAG
- a CDS encoding zinc ribbon domain-containing protein: protein MTVPASKVSASAIRELIFANYNDTDVRFSNDDLLEQLNRQEKYRRMDLDVLDFEDVLLDLENSGMLRAIAQNFNTRYFRIWDTLAPASCKSCGTESFFSNSEESKKCPKCGTVV, encoded by the coding sequence ATGACAGTACCTGCATCCAAGGTAAGCGCGTCGGCGATAAGGGAGTTAATCTTTGCAAACTACAATGACACCGACGTGCGCTTTAGCAACGACGACCTGCTCGAACAACTGAACAGGCAGGAAAAGTACAGGAGGATGGACCTTGACGTCCTGGACTTTGAGGACGTACTGCTGGACCTTGAAAACTCGGGCATGCTGCGCGCAATTGCGCAGAACTTTAACACCCGCTATTTCCGGATATGGGACACCCTTGCGCCTGCAAGTTGCAAGAGCTGCGGCACCGAATCGTTCTTTTCAAATTCAGAGGAGTCGAAAAAGTGTCCCAAGTGCGGCACGGTTGTGTAG
- a CDS encoding phosphatase PAP2 family protein, with product MSEHSDFAQPVVDSPPWFWKVRTGRFFLLLASFAVLGALVGLGVTSVPDDAASRYFKSIEGNPNLDIAMVAITTTGDASFLVVVGIVLTVIRRTRKAGMVFLIAIVVIAVTVMYIKPLVGRAVPPYDYQPAIKLPSGTIESDSLAPFAAGFSFPSGHAARATALAFILGFAAYQRSHKVAYAIWAFPVIIGITRVYLLQHYPSDIVGGMIFGFIISVVLARTMKLEQPFSMNRFKKSEGKRTPSPP from the coding sequence TTGAGCGAGCATTCCGATTTCGCGCAGCCGGTTGTAGATTCACCTCCCTGGTTCTGGAAGGTGCGCACCGGCAGGTTCTTCCTCCTGCTCGCATCGTTTGCCGTTCTCGGCGCCCTCGTCGGCCTGGGCGTAACCTCTGTCCCGGACGACGCGGCCTCCCGCTATTTCAAGTCTATTGAGGGCAACCCGAATCTGGACATCGCGATGGTCGCAATTACGACGACGGGCGACGCGTCGTTTCTGGTAGTTGTAGGAATCGTGCTGACGGTAATCCGGCGGACCCGCAAGGCAGGCATGGTGTTTTTGATAGCCATTGTGGTCATTGCCGTAACGGTGATGTACATAAAACCGCTGGTGGGCAGGGCCGTTCCGCCGTATGACTACCAGCCCGCGATAAAACTGCCGAGCGGCACGATAGAGTCGGACAGTTTGGCACCATTTGCGGCCGGCTTTTCATTTCCGTCCGGCCACGCTGCACGCGCAACCGCACTGGCGTTTATTCTTGGCTTTGCGGCGTACCAGAGGTCGCACAAGGTTGCCTATGCCATCTGGGCTTTTCCGGTCATAATCGGCATTACCCGGGTTTACCTGTTGCAGCACTATCCAAGCGATATCGTCGGCGGAATGATTTTTGGCTTTATCATTTCAGTCGTGCTAGCAAGGACGATGAAACTCGAACAGCCGTTTAGCATGAACCGGTTCAAAAAGTCAGAGGGCAAGCGGACTCCAAGCCCGCCCTAG
- a CDS encoding NAD(P)/FAD-dependent oxidoreductase, with translation MPATRDYDIIVAGGGLAGMIIATSAAYYSKQSLRILVVDRNPVSSLGKKTVMGWVCGDAVGKNTVDYMSSRIGTKWGHPEIEHPVKGVIAYSPDHETGVSFDGEGYILNRRLLPQKQMSDALKCGVELLDQVALRSLVIENNFVIGVEGDNLRTKEPFRKTAKLVVDCTGVTSVLRTNLPIKSFIQRRIDRDDLEATGRYIYDFEPARDDKTYFDPDYCIIHLDQNLAPGGYGWVFPKGKSKVNIGLGVQQKAFETRNKRMGVRTDLKTLIDQYVDANPVVENPRLAEGSEDEGNAFGTWQVSVRRQNDCLVANGYMLVGDSAWMPKPLDAGGIGPAIIAATIAGKDAVEAVQSSDTSEKGLWKYNKHFINDYGYKTAGLEVFRRMLQGLSNEQIDYGMKHFLSKMDIDRITNGEHPEFGTVDKIGMLIRGAMNKKLAEDLKYCANMNKVLVSHYYNYPDGPEGFEDWSTTLQRHLGEAAARYK, from the coding sequence ATGCCGGCTACGAGGGATTACGACATCATCGTTGCGGGCGGAGGGTTGGCTGGAATGATTATCGCGACCTCTGCCGCTTATTATTCAAAGCAGTCTCTGAGGATTCTGGTGGTTGACCGGAATCCTGTCTCAAGCCTTGGAAAAAAGACCGTGATGGGCTGGGTATGCGGCGACGCCGTTGGCAAAAACACGGTCGACTACATGTCTAGCAGGATAGGCACCAAGTGGGGCCATCCTGAAATTGAGCACCCCGTCAAGGGCGTAATTGCGTATTCACCTGACCACGAAACCGGGGTTTCGTTTGACGGCGAGGGCTACATCCTGAACCGCAGGCTGCTTCCACAGAAGCAAATGAGCGACGCGCTAAAGTGCGGGGTGGAATTGCTAGACCAAGTCGCGCTGCGCTCCCTTGTGATAGAGAACAATTTCGTAATCGGGGTCGAGGGCGACAACCTCCGCACCAAAGAGCCATTCCGCAAGACCGCAAAACTAGTGGTGGACTGCACCGGCGTCACCTCGGTGCTTCGCACCAACCTGCCCATCAAGTCCTTTATCCAGCGCAGAATCGACCGGGACGACCTGGAGGCGACTGGCAGATACATCTATGATTTCGAACCTGCGCGGGACGACAAGACCTACTTTGACCCCGACTATTGCATTATCCATCTCGACCAGAACCTTGCGCCCGGGGGCTACGGCTGGGTTTTCCCAAAGGGCAAGAGCAAGGTCAACATCGGCCTCGGCGTGCAGCAAAAGGCCTTCGAGACTCGCAACAAGAGGATGGGCGTCAGGACGGATCTCAAGACGCTGATCGACCAGTACGTGGATGCAAATCCTGTGGTCGAAAACCCGCGCCTTGCAGAAGGAAGCGAGGACGAGGGCAATGCGTTTGGAACCTGGCAGGTCTCGGTGAGGAGGCAGAACGACTGCCTTGTGGCAAACGGCTACATGCTCGTCGGCGATTCCGCCTGGATGCCAAAGCCACTGGACGCCGGCGGCATAGGGCCGGCAATTATCGCTGCCACAATAGCAGGCAAGGACGCGGTGGAAGCGGTGCAGTCAAGCGACACCTCCGAGAAGGGGCTGTGGAAGTACAACAAGCACTTTATCAACGACTACGGCTACAAGACCGCAGGCCTTGAGGTATTTCGGCGCATGCTGCAGGGCCTCTCAAATGAGCAGATAGACTATGGCATGAAGCACTTTCTGTCCAAGATGGACATTGACAGGATAACAAACGGCGAGCACCCAGAGTTTGGCACCGTCGACAAAATAGGCATGCTGATTCGCGGCGCAATGAACAAAAAGCTTGCCGAGGACCTGAAGTACTGCGCCAACATGAACAAGGTCCTTGTCAGCCACTATTACAACTACCCGGACGGGCCTGAGGGCTTTGAGGACTGGAGCACGACTCTCCAACGCCACCTTGGCGAGGCGGCTGCCCGCTACAAGTAG
- a CDS encoding HAD family hydrolase, with the protein MASGRFVFFDLGQTLIDEGDFIAHFDRRLLEVLNGYGARIDERNYLAVRDSIIRNRGIGTGSVPELVEQICKLTLPEGYFAAVMSRVQSEISRGREALFRFFPEAADVLEALSEMRCEMGIIANQADDVSELLRRSGLSRFFKVSAISSQVNLKKPDPRIFLLAMEKAGVAAGSCVMVGDRLDTDICPANRLGMETIRTCESLFSLQAPREECEVPAHTAASLSDVPSVMKGIISGGGNEST; encoded by the coding sequence GTGGCTTCAGGGCGCTTTGTCTTCTTTGACCTTGGCCAGACGCTTATCGACGAGGGGGATTTCATCGCGCACTTTGACAGGCGGCTCCTGGAAGTCCTGAACGGGTACGGCGCAAGGATTGACGAGCGAAACTACCTGGCCGTCCGTGACAGCATAATACGGAACCGGGGGATAGGTACCGGCAGCGTGCCCGAACTTGTTGAGCAGATTTGCAAGCTGACGCTTCCCGAAGGGTACTTTGCGGCAGTCATGTCAAGGGTTCAGTCGGAGATTTCAAGGGGCAGGGAGGCCCTGTTTCGCTTTTTCCCGGAGGCAGCTGATGTCCTTGAGGCGCTTTCAGAAATGCGATGCGAGATGGGCATAATTGCAAACCAGGCCGACGACGTCTCGGAACTCTTGCGCAGGTCCGGCCTTTCGCGCTTTTTCAAGGTCTCTGCAATCTCGTCGCAGGTAAACCTCAAAAAGCCGGACCCCAGGATTTTCCTGCTCGCAATGGAAAAGGCTGGCGTTGCAGCTGGCTCGTGTGTCATGGTCGGCGACAGGCTTGACACTGACATCTGCCCCGCTAACAGGCTTGGCATGGAAACGATAAGGACATGCGAGTCGCTGTTTTCGCTCCAGGCTCCGCGCGAAGAATGCGAGGTTCCTGCACATACCGCGGCGAGTCTCAGCGATGTTCCGTCCGTTATGAAAGGCATAATTTCGGGCGGCGGTAATGAAAGTACATGA
- a CDS encoding HIT family protein encodes MQDPNCIFCKIIGGKIPARVVARNQNAIAILDAFPLAAGHTLVMPKEHVVKVQDADRDQSSDIFELVGKVATAIESGLGVQGSLVAVHNGPTAGQEVPHLHIHIIPRQQGDGAGPVHSMFKTRRKIEPSEMDSILDRIASSAHQ; translated from the coding sequence GTGCAGGATCCGAACTGTATCTTTTGCAAAATCATTGGGGGCAAAATCCCCGCACGGGTTGTTGCTCGGAATCAAAACGCCATAGCGATCCTCGACGCGTTTCCACTTGCGGCCGGCCATACCCTGGTGATGCCAAAGGAGCACGTTGTCAAGGTGCAGGATGCGGATCGCGACCAGTCATCTGATATCTTTGAGCTTGTCGGCAAGGTCGCGACCGCGATAGAATCCGGACTTGGGGTGCAAGGGTCTCTGGTAGCTGTCCACAACGGCCCGACCGCTGGCCAGGAGGTTCCACACCTGCACATACACATTATCCCCCGGCAGCAAGGCGACGGAGCGGGGCCCGTCCACTCGATGTTCAAGACCCGGCGAAAAATCGAGCCGTCAGAGATGGACTCGATTCTGGACAGGATTGCGTCTAGCGCGCACCAGTGA